The Pongo abelii isolate AG06213 chromosome 11, NHGRI_mPonAbe1-v2.0_pri, whole genome shotgun sequence genome includes a window with the following:
- the GPR55 gene encoding G-protein coupled receptor 55 has protein sequence MSQQNTSGDCLFDGVNELMKTLQFAVHIPTFVLGLLLNLLAIHGFSTFLKNRWPDYAATSIYMINLAVFDLLLVLSLPFKMVLSQVQSPFPSLCTLVECLYFISMYGSVFTICFISMDRFLAIRYPLLVSHLRSPRKIFGICCTIWVLVWTGSIPIYSFHGKVEKYMCFHNMSDDTWSAKVFFPLEVFGFLLPMGIMGFCCSRSIHILLGRRDHTQDWVQQRACIYSIAASLAVFVVSFLPVHLGFFLQFLVRNGFIVECRAKQSISFFLQLSMCFSNVNCCLDVFCYYFVIKEFRMNIRAHRPSRVQLVLQDTTISRG, from the coding sequence ATGAGTCAGCAAAACACCAGTGGGGACTGCCTGTTTGACGGCGTCAATGAGCTGATGAAAACCCTACAGTTTGCAGTCCACATCCCCACCTTCGTCCTGGGCCTGCTCCTCAACCTGCTGGCCATCCATGGCTTCAGCACCTTCCTTAAGAACAGGTGGCCCGATTATGCTGCCACCTCCATCTACATGATCAACCTGGCGGTCTTTGACCTGCTGCTGGTGCTCTCCCTCCCGTTCAAGATGGTCCTGTCCCAGGTACAGTCCCCTTTCCCGTCCCTGTGCACCCTGGTGGAGTGCCTTTACTTCATCAGCATGTACGGAAGCGTCTTCACCATCTGCTTCATCAGCATGGACCGGTTCTTGGCCATCCGGTACCCGCTCCTGGTGAGCCACCTCCGGTCCCCCAGGAAGATCTTTGGGATCTGCTGCACCATCTGGGTCCTGGTGTGGACCGGGAGCATCCCTATCTATAGTTTCCATGGGAAAGTGGAAAAATACATGTGCTTCCACAACATGTCTGATGATACCTGGAGCGCCAAGGTCTTCTTCCCGCTGGAGGTGTTTGGCTTCCTCCTTCCCATGGGCATCATGGGCTTCTGCTGCTCCAGGAGCATCCACATCCTGCTGGGCCGCCGAGACCACACCCAGGACTGGGTACAGCAGAGAGCCTGCATCTACAGCATCGCAGCCAGCCTGGCTGTCTTCGTGGTCTCCTTCCTCCCAGTCCACCTGGGGTTCTTCCTGCAGTTCTTGGTGAGAAACGGCTTTATCGTAGAGTGCAGAGCCAAGCAGAGCATCAGCTTCTTCTTGCAATTGTCCATGTGTTTCTCCAACGTCAACTGCTGCCTGGATGTTTTCTGCTACTACTTTGTCATCAAAGAATTCCGCATGAACATCAGGGCCCACCGGCCTTCCAGGGTCCAGCTGGTCCTGCAGGACACCACGATCTCCCGGGGCTAA